From the genome of Geothrix sp. 21YS21S-4, one region includes:
- a CDS encoding Rrf2 family transcriptional regulator, with protein MLFSTATGYALRALAALPEDGSFCLAKDLAASLELPGPYLAKILQGLVQAEILESVRGPKGGFRLTRAAHRITVGQVVAALEGPNSMEGCIMGFPTCGGDHPCPLHDAWAAVKAQVAASMTEATIRDLQLMDLRHQKESKGRQPGMRP; from the coding sequence ATGCTGTTCTCCACCGCCACCGGTTACGCCCTGCGCGCCCTCGCCGCCCTTCCCGAGGACGGGAGCTTCTGCTTGGCGAAGGATCTGGCGGCCAGCCTGGAGCTGCCGGGGCCCTACCTGGCGAAGATCCTCCAGGGGCTGGTGCAGGCGGAGATCCTGGAATCCGTCCGGGGCCCCAAGGGCGGCTTCCGCCTGACCCGGGCGGCCCACCGGATCACCGTGGGCCAGGTGGTGGCCGCCTTGGAAGGCCCCAATTCCATGGAAGGCTGCATCATGGGCTTTCCCACCTGCGGCGGCGACCATCCCTGCCCCCTGCACGACGCCTGGGCCGCGGTGAAGGCCCAGGTCGCGGCCTCCATGACCGAGGCCACCATCCGGGACCTCCAGTTAATGGACCTGCGCCACCAGAAGGAATCCAAGGGCCGCCAGCCCGGCATGCGGCCCTGA
- a CDS encoding molybdopterin molybdotransferase MoeA, with protein MSLSCDTGDLLPLDEALARLWEALPAPAFPELRADRDDPALDLATMDGAALRAAEGSTPRRLTGTLFAGDDPTICPVVPGSAVRIMTGAALPPGADAVVPVEQLTEEGGFLRPLVDPAPGDHIRRRGSQALAGEVILPMGSPVTAVRTGLEAWVGQPYAALRRIRVAVASTGDELTADPRPHQIRDANGPMLAALAHGLGAEVERWPALPDDPLALATALQNPKGIRILITSGGVSMGARDHLPAVLRDLGADVLFHRIRLRPGKPMLAALLGDLLVLGLPGNPGSAYLNARLFLPLALARLAGRRRPDPWRRGRLAAAVSNAGIRPLLQPCRREGDNLHPLPSKGSADLITLAQADACAWIEPGGLAASEETRWISIL; from the coding sequence ATGTCCCTGAGCTGCGACACCGGCGACCTGCTTCCCCTGGACGAAGCCCTGGCCCGCCTGTGGGAGGCCCTCCCGGCGCCCGCGTTTCCGGAACTGCGGGCGGATCGCGACGACCCCGCCCTCGATCTGGCCACCATGGACGGCGCGGCGCTGCGGGCGGCCGAGGGAAGCACGCCCCGCCGGCTGACGGGCACCCTGTTCGCGGGCGACGATCCGACCATCTGTCCCGTGGTTCCGGGCTCGGCCGTCCGCATCATGACCGGCGCCGCCCTTCCGCCCGGCGCGGATGCCGTGGTGCCAGTGGAGCAGCTCACGGAAGAAGGTGGCTTCCTTCGCCCCCTGGTGGATCCGGCCCCGGGGGACCACATCCGGCGCCGGGGCAGCCAGGCCCTCGCTGGCGAAGTGATCCTTCCCATGGGGAGCCCAGTGACCGCGGTGCGGACGGGCCTCGAAGCCTGGGTCGGCCAGCCTTACGCGGCGCTCCGACGGATCCGCGTGGCGGTGGCGTCCACGGGCGATGAACTGACCGCCGACCCGCGACCCCACCAGATCCGGGACGCCAACGGCCCCATGCTGGCCGCCCTGGCCCATGGGTTGGGCGCCGAGGTCGAACGGTGGCCCGCCCTTCCGGACGATCCGCTCGCGCTGGCGACGGCCCTCCAGAATCCCAAGGGGATCCGCATCCTGATCACCTCCGGCGGGGTGAGCATGGGCGCGCGCGACCATCTCCCGGCGGTCCTGCGGGACCTGGGCGCCGACGTCCTCTTCCATCGGATCCGCCTGCGGCCGGGAAAGCCCATGCTGGCCGCCCTTCTGGGAGACCTGCTCGTCCTGGGGCTGCCGGGCAATCCCGGGTCCGCCTACCTCAACGCCCGCCTATTCCTCCCGCTGGCCCTGGCCCGCCTGGCGGGCCGCAGGCGTCCCGACCCCTGGCGGCGGGGACGCCTGGCCGCGGCGGTGTCCAACGCGGGGATCCGGCCCCTGCTCCAGCCCTGCCGCCGGGAAGGGGACAACCTTCACCCTCTCCCGAGCAAGGGCTCCGCCGACCTCATCACGCTGGCGCAGGCCGATGCCTGCGCGTGGATCGAGCCGGGCGGCCTCGCGGCCAGCGAGGAGACCCGCTGGATCTCGATCCTGTAG
- a CDS encoding Crp/Fnr family transcriptional regulator: MPQAVLNLRRIEFLAGLPMNAAEELASIAELRRFPDGARVYTQGDQVPGVYVVVKGGLKVFRTDGRGRVQVLQFLKVGDCVGEVPVFDSASIASSAESHGETECWLIPAAPLRQIVHRHPEVAEMLIQHFAAKVRHLVTLVETLSLHSVPERVAQLLLEAHESNPMRSIVEFQETQEDLAQCIGASREAFSRALRLLTDLGLIQSTFPVVRILDLGKLQRYAKG, from the coding sequence ATGCCGCAAGCTGTCCTTAACCTGAGACGGATCGAGTTCCTGGCGGGCCTGCCGATGAACGCCGCGGAGGAACTGGCCAGCATCGCCGAGCTGCGGCGCTTCCCCGACGGCGCCCGGGTCTATACCCAGGGCGACCAGGTCCCCGGCGTCTACGTGGTGGTGAAGGGCGGCCTCAAGGTCTTCCGCACCGATGGCCGCGGGCGGGTGCAGGTCCTCCAGTTCCTCAAGGTGGGGGATTGCGTGGGCGAGGTGCCGGTCTTCGACAGCGCCTCCATCGCCTCCAGCGCCGAATCCCATGGCGAGACGGAGTGCTGGCTGATCCCCGCGGCGCCGCTCCGCCAGATCGTCCACCGCCATCCCGAAGTGGCCGAGATGCTGATCCAGCACTTCGCCGCCAAGGTCCGCCACCTCGTCACCCTGGTGGAGACCCTCAGCCTGCACAGCGTCCCCGAGCGCGTGGCCCAGCTGCTGCTGGAGGCCCACGAGTCGAACCCCATGCGCTCCATCGTGGAGTTCCAGGAGACCCAGGAGGACCTGGCCCAGTGCATCGGCGCCAGCCGCGAGGCCTTCAGCCGCGCCCTGCGCCTGCTGACGGACCTGGGCCTGATCCAGAGCACCTTCCCCGTGGTGCGGATCCTCGATCTGGGCAAGCTGCAGCGCTACGCCAAGGGCTGA
- the efp gene encoding elongation factor P produces MPFINATQVRAGMIVNFEGELCRVISVEHQTPGNLPARVVVKMKRLKDGINRENRFGSADKVDKASLEQHMLEYLYEDGDHLVFMNNETYEQMEINKDVLGDDLVFLQPNMQCEIEFYEGTPLSITVPGNVVLEILETDPVMKNANATGSYKPAKLENGITVGVPPYMESGERIRVNTVDRTFMERVK; encoded by the coding sequence ATGCCCTTCATCAACGCCACCCAGGTTCGCGCCGGGATGATCGTCAACTTCGAAGGCGAGCTGTGCCGCGTCATCAGCGTCGAGCACCAGACCCCCGGCAACCTCCCGGCCCGGGTGGTGGTGAAGATGAAGCGCCTGAAGGACGGGATCAACCGCGAGAACCGCTTCGGCAGCGCGGACAAGGTGGACAAGGCCAGCCTCGAGCAGCACATGCTGGAGTACCTGTACGAGGACGGCGACCATCTCGTGTTCATGAACAACGAGACCTACGAGCAGATGGAGATCAACAAGGACGTCCTGGGCGACGACCTGGTGTTCCTCCAGCCCAACATGCAGTGCGAGATCGAGTTCTACGAGGGCACGCCCCTGTCCATCACCGTGCCGGGGAACGTCGTCCTGGAGATCCTGGAGACGGATCCCGTGATGAAGAACGCCAACGCCACGGGCTCCTACAAGCCCGCCAAGCTGGAGAACGGCATCACCGTGGGCGTGCCCCCCTACATGGAGAGCGGCGAGCGGATCCGGGTGAACACCGTGGACCGGACCTTCATGGAGCGGGTCAAGTAA
- a CDS encoding pyridoxal phosphate-dependent aminotransferase, producing MTSQLLPTRRAFPADDPIFALNAEAMARRAGGGSVLNATVGALLDDAGRLVVLDSVMALWRELTESEVAPYAPIAGDPAFLKALVQRHWPLLEGPGAACATPGGSGALALSLRNFLEPGQRVLTTAPHWGPYATLASENGVGVRTAPWPAAGVPLDAEAWRTALTELARTQGRILVWLNDPCHNPTGRSLSREDRTALGDLLREAAAAVPVTLLLDFAYLDYARDPGAVAEALKDYAALGGEGQVLVGAAMSLSKSLTLYGARGGALAFPWCGDPALQAALTQSCRGTWSNCARAPQALVVRLAREGKAQARLAAEHRHWSDILAMRADALDGALAAEGLAPLRWEGGFFVLASVSNPEAVCARLKTEGVFTVPLPEGLRVGLCGMRADEASRFAAALRKASTL from the coding sequence ATGACCTCCCAGCTCCTCCCCACCCGGCGCGCGTTTCCGGCGGACGATCCGATCTTCGCCCTGAACGCCGAGGCCATGGCCCGCAGGGCGGGGGGCGGATCCGTGCTCAACGCCACCGTGGGCGCCCTTCTCGACGATGCGGGCCGCCTGGTGGTCCTTGATTCCGTGATGGCCCTGTGGCGCGAACTGACGGAATCCGAAGTCGCTCCCTACGCGCCCATCGCCGGCGATCCGGCCTTTCTGAAGGCCCTTGTCCAGCGGCACTGGCCCCTATTGGAGGGACCCGGCGCCGCCTGCGCCACGCCCGGCGGCAGCGGCGCGCTGGCGCTGTCCCTCCGCAATTTCCTGGAGCCGGGCCAGCGCGTGCTGACCACGGCGCCCCACTGGGGGCCCTACGCCACCCTCGCTTCGGAGAACGGCGTGGGGGTGAGGACCGCGCCCTGGCCTGCGGCGGGAGTGCCGCTGGACGCGGAGGCCTGGCGGACGGCCCTGACGGAACTGGCGCGGACCCAGGGCCGGATCCTGGTCTGGCTGAACGACCCCTGCCACAACCCCACGGGCCGGAGCCTCTCCCGCGAGGACCGCACCGCGCTGGGGGACCTGCTCCGCGAGGCCGCTGCGGCGGTGCCGGTGACGCTCCTCCTGGACTTCGCCTACCTGGACTACGCGCGGGATCCCGGAGCGGTGGCCGAGGCCCTGAAGGACTACGCCGCGCTGGGCGGGGAAGGCCAGGTTCTGGTGGGCGCCGCGATGTCCCTTTCCAAATCGTTGACGCTCTACGGGGCCCGGGGCGGAGCGCTGGCGTTCCCGTGGTGCGGGGATCCCGCGCTCCAGGCGGCCCTCACCCAGTCCTGCCGGGGCACCTGGTCCAACTGCGCCCGGGCGCCCCAGGCGCTGGTCGTGCGGCTGGCGCGGGAGGGCAAGGCCCAGGCGCGGCTGGCCGCCGAGCATCGCCACTGGTCGGACATCCTGGCGATGCGGGCGGATGCCCTTGATGGGGCCCTGGCGGCGGAGGGGCTGGCGCCGCTCCGGTGGGAAGGCGGGTTCTTCGTCCTGGCTTCCGTTTCGAACCCCGAAGCCGTCTGCGCCCGGCTCAAAACGGAAGGCGTGTTCACCGTGCCCCTGCCCGAGGGGCTGCGGGTGGGGCTCTGCGGAATGAGGGCGGATGAGGCCTCGCGCTTCGCCGCCGCGCTCCGGAAGGCGTCCACGCTCTGA
- a CDS encoding YeiH family protein has product MASSAPFPGLAGPALAAGALLSLLPFTPAAAALVGGAVLALTLGNPAPAFTRTWTQRLLPLAVMGLGADMNLRAVAKAGLHGLGYTALSLALVLALGLWLARTLKVDREAGLLISVGTAICGGSAIAAVAPVLRARDQAISISLATVFLLNAAALVIFPPLGRAAGLSQDAFGLWSALAIHDTSSVVGAGLAYGPRALEVATTVKLARALWIVPLTFGIGWAVARSSLVSAGSPAVKKPWFIAGFLLMAALVTFVPALHMPGHYVAAAARRALVLTLFLIGAGLSREALRSVGARPFLQGLLLWLIVGSLGLGAVKLGWLTVG; this is encoded by the coding sequence ATGGCCTCTTCCGCGCCCTTCCCGGGACTCGCTGGACCCGCGCTCGCCGCGGGGGCGCTCCTCTCTCTCCTGCCGTTCACGCCCGCAGCAGCAGCCCTGGTGGGGGGCGCGGTCCTGGCGCTCACCCTCGGCAATCCCGCCCCCGCTTTCACCCGCACTTGGACCCAGCGCCTGCTGCCCCTGGCCGTCATGGGCCTGGGCGCGGACATGAACCTGCGGGCCGTGGCGAAGGCGGGCCTCCACGGGTTGGGCTACACCGCTCTCAGCCTCGCGCTGGTGCTGGCTTTGGGCCTGTGGTTGGCGCGGACCCTGAAGGTGGATCGGGAGGCGGGGCTGCTCATCTCCGTGGGCACGGCCATCTGCGGGGGAAGCGCCATCGCCGCCGTGGCGCCCGTGCTCCGCGCCCGGGATCAGGCCATCTCCATCTCGCTCGCCACCGTGTTCCTGCTGAACGCGGCGGCGCTGGTGATCTTCCCGCCCCTGGGCCGGGCGGCGGGACTGAGCCAGGACGCCTTCGGCCTGTGGTCGGCCCTGGCCATCCACGACACCAGCTCTGTGGTGGGCGCGGGCCTGGCCTACGGGCCCCGCGCCCTGGAGGTGGCCACCACCGTGAAACTGGCCCGGGCGCTGTGGATCGTGCCGCTCACGTTCGGGATCGGCTGGGCCGTCGCCCGGAGCAGCCTGGTCTCCGCGGGCTCGCCGGCGGTGAAGAAGCCCTGGTTCATCGCCGGTTTCCTGCTGATGGCGGCGCTGGTCACCTTCGTCCCGGCCCTCCACATGCCGGGGCACTACGTCGCCGCCGCCGCCCGCCGCGCGCTGGTCCTCACCCTCTTCCTCATCGGCGCCGGCCTCAGCCGCGAAGCGCTGCGCAGCGTCGGCGCGCGCCCCTTCCTCCAGGGCCTGCTGCTGTGGCTGATCGTGGGTTCGCTGGGACTGGGCGCCGTGAAGCTGGGCTGGCTCACGGTCGGGTGA
- a CDS encoding gamma carbonic anhydrase family protein, which translates to MIRPFQGMVPQIGDRVFIPDGTLVLGDVTIGDDASIWFNCAIRGDVNWIRIGARTNIQDACALHVTNGKWPLLIEEEVSIAHNVMLHGCTIRKNALIGMSTTIMDGAEIGEGCLVAAGSLVREGFQAPPHSLVAGWPATVKGPLNDKQRELVASIWTRYVRYKEAYFADGWPVAATPVIENSKPGFTKGHPYP; encoded by the coding sequence ATGATCCGCCCCTTCCAAGGCATGGTTCCCCAGATCGGCGACCGGGTGTTCATCCCGGACGGCACCCTCGTCCTGGGCGACGTGACCATCGGCGACGACGCCAGCATCTGGTTCAACTGCGCGATCCGCGGCGACGTGAACTGGATCCGCATCGGCGCGCGAACCAACATCCAGGACGCCTGCGCGCTCCACGTCACCAACGGAAAGTGGCCCCTCCTGATCGAGGAGGAGGTGAGCATCGCCCACAACGTGATGCTCCACGGCTGCACCATCCGCAAGAACGCGCTCATCGGGATGAGCACCACCATCATGGACGGCGCCGAGATCGGCGAGGGGTGCCTCGTGGCCGCAGGGAGCCTCGTGCGGGAGGGCTTCCAGGCCCCGCCCCACAGCCTGGTCGCAGGCTGGCCGGCCACCGTGAAGGGGCCGCTCAACGACAAGCAGCGGGAACTGGTGGCCAGCATCTGGACCCGCTACGTCCGCTACAAGGAAGCCTACTTCGCCGACGGGTGGCCCGTGGCCGCGACGCCCGTCATCGAGAATTCAAAGCCTGGTTTTACCAAGGGCCATCCCTACCCTTGA